The genome window TAAGCTATATCGATTGAGCGCCGAGCTAAAGCAGAAGGGTGTTCTGTGCGCCAGTGCGCAGGCGCGTTTCATGAAGCAGGCGATTGCTAGTTAGAGAAGGAACAGGGAGTAAAGAGGTGTTGGTTCGGTTTGTATTATGCTCATTCGCATCATGTATTGTGATTCTTGATGGTTTAGAAATCTTCGCAGGGGTCGTGCTCGCGCGAACCGCGAAGGCAGGAGGCGTTCGAAACTCCATTACCTTCTGGTCTTTGCGCGGTCTTCGCAAAGCAAAGCCCCTACCTTAGGCAGGGAAGTATAATGAAGGCACTTTTCGCAAATGATGATGCGCGCCAGTATACCATCGGAGCTTTTTTCTGTTCAAAATTTTTTTGCAAAAATCTGGACTTCACTAAGTCATTGATCGAAAAATTACAAATAGGGCGACCATCCGTGAGCGGGTTCCATGCTCCCGTTTTGGTCTGTGCTGAACAGCTGGCAGTTTTCCTCAGGCCTTGTGGTGAGCAGTTGATAGTGCTCCAGTTGTTGGCGCACTCGGCGTGCCACGGCTGCACCGGTGTCGATGAGCTGCATCTCTGGGCCGGCGACTTCACGGATGACAGGTGCCAAGAAGGGATAATGCGTGCAGCCGAGCACGAGTGTGTCGGCGCCTGCTTGCAACAGGGGCAGGATGGTTTCTTCCACCGCCGCTTGGACTTCTGGGCCAGTGAGCATACCCGCCTCGACCAACTCGACGAAACGCGGGCAGGGACGGGTGATGACTTTGATGTCGCCAGTGGCGTGGTGATTGAGGAGTCGGTGGAATTTCTCTCCAGCGAGCGAAGTCTCAGTCGCCAGCACGCCGACGACGCGGCTCTTGCTGAGTGCGCAGGCGGGCTTTAATCCGGGCTCCATGCCGACGATGGGGATGAGTAATTCGGCGCGCAGTGTCTCGACAGCGGCGATGGTGGCGGAATTGCAGGCGATAACGATGAGCTTGGCTCCACGCGCAATTAGCCAGTCGCTGAGATGGCGAACCCGCTCGATTATGACCTCTGTGGTCTTCCCGCCATAGGGGCAAAACGCGGAATCGCCGACGTAGAGCAGCGACTCATCAGGCAACTCGCGACGGATTTCCCGCA of Lentimonas sp. CC4 contains these proteins:
- the murI gene encoding glutamate racemase, encoding MSSSAPIGILDSGMGGLSVLREIRRELPDESLLYVGDSAFCPYGGKTTEVIIERVRHLSDWLIARGAKLIVIACNSATIAAVETLRAELLIPIVGMEPGLKPACALSKSRVVGVLATETSLAGEKFHRLLNHHATGDIKVITRPCPRFVELVEAGMLTGPEVQAAVEETILPLLQAGADTLVLGCTHYPFLAPVIREVAGPEMQLIDTGAAVARRVRQQLEHYQLLTTRPEENCQLFSTDQNGSMEPAHGWSPYL